Below is a window of Bradyrhizobium sp. SZCCHNS1050 DNA.
ACGGCCTCAAGCTCGCGGACGGCTCGCTGGCGTTCCCGAACGCCGAGCTGAAGGTGCCGGCCAAGGAGTGGGCGTTCTGGAATAGCGACGAGAACGCCGCCAAGGCGCAGACCGACTTGATGAAGGGCAACTTTGCCAACTTCAAGAAGGTGTTCGGCGGGCTTGAGAGCAAGGTCACGCAGTACGAGTGGGACAAGGAGGTCGCGCCCGGCATCACCGCGCTCGGCACGCCCGGTCACACGCCGGGACACACCTCGTTCGCGGTCGCGTCCGGCAACGCCAGGGTCCTGATCCAGGCCGACGTCACCAACGTCCCCGAGCTGTTCCTGCGCAACCCCGACTGGCATGTGATGTTCGACACCGATGCCGAGATGGCGCAGGCCACGCGGCACAGGTTCTACGACATGGCCGCCGCCGAGAAGGCCAAGGTGATCGGCTTCCACTTCTCGTTCCCTTCGGTGGGCTATGTCGAGAAGGACGGCGCCAAGTACCGGCTGATTCCGGCGCCGTGGAATCCGGTGATCTGATTATCGGTTAGCGTCATTGCGAGGAGCCCCCGGGTCTCGCCTCCGGCGAGCCCGAGGACAGGCTCCGCGACGAAGCAATCCAGAGTCCCAACCGAGCCCTGGATTGCTTCGCTTCGCTCGCAATGACGGAGGAGAGAGGGGGCCGCCTTCGGGCGGCCTGAGCGTTTTTGCATATGCGAAATGCCGGGCTTTCCGCGCCTGTTGCGAACCCCTATGTCGAGCACCTCGGAAATCCCGCAGGATTCGTATGTCGACCGATCCCTCTCCCTCCAACGCCGATCTCTCCAACTGGCGCACTGCGCCGTTCAGCCGCTGGGCCTTTCACAACATCCGCGCGATCCTGCCGGTCGCCGACATCGAGAGCGCGCCGGGCAGCGCCTGGACGCTGCCGTCGAGCCTCGTGTCGTTCGACGATTTCAGCGTGCGGCTGCCCAAGGGCGGCACGCTCGATCTCGACGGTTTCCTGAAGGCGACGGCGACCGACGGGCTCCTGATCCTGCAGGACGGCCGCATCGTCTTCGAAATGTATGACGGCGGCACCGACCGCGACACGCCGCACATCCTGATGTCGGCGACCAAGTCGATCGCCGGCCTCATGGCCGGCATCCTGGCCGGCCGCGGCGAGATCGATGTCGACGCCGAGGTCACGCGCTATGTGCCGGAAGTGGCCGCCACGGCCTATCGCGGCGCCACGATCCGGCAGCTGCTCGACATGCGTGCGGGCGTCGTGTTCGATGGTGCCGGCCTGCAGGCCTATGCCGACGCCGCGGGCTGGGAGCCGGTCGCGCCGGGCACGACGCCAAACCTGCACGATTTCTTTGCGACGATGCGCGCTCAGGCGGCGCCGCATGGCGGCGCCTTCAGCTACGTCTCGTCCAACACCGATCTGCTGGGATGGGCGATCGAGCGCGCCACCGGCCGCAGCTTCGCGAGCCTCGCCGGCAGCCTGCTGTGGAAGCCGATGGGGGCGAGCGGCGAGGCCTTCATCACCCTCGACCGCAACGGCGCGCCGCGCTGCACCGGCGGCTTCTGCGCCACCTTGCGCGACGTCGCCCGGCTCGGCCAGCTCGTGCTGTCAGGCGGGCGGCGGGGCTCTCACACGATCATTCCCGAAGGTTGGATCGACGACATCAGGCACAATGGCGATGTGCAGGCCTGGCGCGACGGCCAATGGCGCGACAGTTTTGCCCCGATCAGCCGCAACATGCACTATCGCAGCGGCTGGTACGTCACAAACGACGCGCCGCAGCTGATGTTCGCGATGGGCATTCACGGCCAGAACCTGTTCGTCGATGCCGCCAACGGCATCGTGATCGCCAAGGTCTCGTCATGGGCGCAGCCGGTCGACGGGCAGGCGATCTGGCTCACACATCAGGCGGTGGCGGAATTCACGCGCTGTCTCAAGGGGACCGGCTGAGCTCCACGACGCGGGCAAGGGTCGGGAACACTCGGGCGTTGCTTGCGATGAAACGCAGTGTTTCGCGTGAGGATGGTCCATGCACTTGCATGTTCCTGCTCGCGCGCCTTAAGTGCGCTCCACACCCCGCTCCTCAAAGGATTCCCCATGCCCGCACCTTATTCGATCGTCGCCCTCGTCGGCAGTCTCCGCAAGGAGAGCTTCACCCTGAAGATCGCCAATGCGCTCGCCAAGCTGGCGCCGGCCAGCCTGAAGATCGACGTGACCACGCTCAACGGCCTGTCGTTCTTCAACCAGGATCTCGAAGCCAATCCGCCGGCCGACTGGCTCGCCCTGCGGGAGAAGCTGAAGGCCTCGAACGGCGTGCTGATCCTGACGCCGGAATACAACCGCTCGATTCCCGGCGTGCTCAAGAATGCGATCGACGTCGCCTCGCGTCCCTATGGGCAGAGTTCGTTCCTGGGCAAGCCGGTCGGCCTCATCTCCAATTCGCCGGGCCCGCTCGGTGGCGTGGCGGCGGCCAAGCATCTGCAGAACATCATGCCTGGCATCTCGGGCCCGGTCATGGGGCAGCCGGAAATCTACCTGAATGGCGTCGGCGACGCCTTCGACGCCCAGGGCGAGCTGGTCAAGGATTCGCTCAAGACGGTGTTGCAGCAATATCTGGATGCATTCGCCGCATTCGTGGCCAAGCAGAACGGCTGATCGCGTTCGCCGCCGCCGCGTCCACCTGCGGCGGTCGGCAACTGCATGACGGGTATGATGCGGGCAGGGCGTTGACGCGCCTTGCCCGATCCGTTTCAAGGCGATGCCGGACCTGCGCAAGGATGCGCATTGCCAAGGAAGCACGATGGCCCATTCGTTCACACCCGCGTCGTCGTCGAGGCCCGGCCCGAACCAGCCGGATCTCGACTCGGAGGCCGTCTGGCGGGCGCGGATCGACCTTGCGGCCTGTTTCCGGATGGCGGCGCGGCACGGGTTCGAAGAGGGCATCTGCAACCACTTCTCGGCGCTGGTCCCCGGCTATGACGACCTCTTCATCGTCAATCCCTACGGCTATGCGTTCCGCGAACTGACGGCCTCGAAGCTCCTGGTGTGCGACTTCGACGGCAACGTCATTGCCGGCGACGGCCGCCCGGAGGCGACCGCCTTCTACATCCACGCCCGTATCCACAAGGCGCTGCCGCGCGCCAAGGTCGCGTTCCACACCCACATGCCCTACGCCACCGCGCTGTCGATGACCGAAGGCGACCCGCTGATCTTCGCCGGGCAGACGGCGCTGAAATTCTATGGGCGAACCGCGGTCGACGCGAACTACAACGGGCTGGCGCTCGACGCGCGGGAGGGGGATCGCATCGCCGGGGCTGTCGGTGATGCCGACATCGTCTTCATGAAGCATCATGGCGTCATGGTTCTGGCGCCGACCATCGCCGAGGCCTGGGACGATCTCTATTACCTCGAGCGCGCCTGCCAGGTGCAGTGCCTGGCGCTGTCGACCGGCCGCAAGGTGGTGCCGGTCGCGCCCGAGATCGCCGAGGCCGCCTATCGCCAGATGCGGGAGGGGGATGCGGAATCGGCCCGGCTGCATCTCGAGGCGATCAAGCGGACGCTCGACGCCGAGGAGCCGGTCTACCGGAGCTGAGGACCGATCGTCAGGAGGCTCGTTCGATGTCCAGATTGGACCTTTCTGCCGAGCAGCGCGCCGCGCTGGATCGCCCCGTCTGGTCGGCCCTGACCACCGGGCACCGGGCGCTTGCGCAGGGCGCCGCGCATGCTCGTCGCTATCCGGCGGCGATTGCGCCATTTGCCGCCATGTCGGACGACGGCGATGCCGCGTGGTCTGAGCTCGCCGACCTTGCCAAAGAGGATGTGGTTGCGATCGTGACCCCGGCACCCCCGGGCGATGTGCGCGGCCTTGGCGTCCGGCTCAGAGCCAGCGTCCGCCAGATGGTTGCCGTCGGGGTGGTCGACCCCGTGGGGGATGCGGCGGTCGAGGTGCTGGACCAGCGCGACATCCCGGCGATGCTGGAGCTGACTGCACGGACCAAGCCCGGTCCGTTCCTGGCCAGGACTCACGAGCTGGGCTGCTACATCGGCATTCGCGACGGGGAGCGACTGGCCGCCATGGCCGGGGAGCGCATGCGCCTCGACGGGTTCACGGAAATCAGCGCGGTCTGTGTCCATCCGGACTATCGCGGCCGTGGCTATGCCCAGAGGCTCGTAACAGCCCTGATGACGGCCGTCCGGGGCAGGGGCGAGACGCCGTTTCTCCACGTCATAGAGGACAATCATGCCGCGATCGCGCTGTATGAGCGTCTCGGCTTCGTGTCGCGAGCCACCTTGTGTTTCACGGTGCTTCGGCAATCCGTCAGCTAGTGACGGGTGATGGGACCTTCGGAAAGAAGCCGCCGCGGCGCAGATTAGCAGATCCTTAACCAAGCCCCCCCATCTTCCGGCCCATGGTCTCCCGCGCGCGGCTCAAATCGTTCCTGACCGGGCTCGCCCTCTACACGATGGCGGCCGCCATCATCGGCTATTTCGGCATCAACGCCTATACCGGCCGCTACGGCCTGACCGCGCGTCAGGAGCTCGACCAGGAGATCATTGCGCTCACCTCCGAGCTCGCCCGGCTGAAGCAGGAGCGGGCGGAGGGTGAGAAGCGCGTGTCGCTGCTGCGCTCCGACCGGGTCGATCCCGACATGCTCGATGAGCGCGCCCGCTTCCAGCTCGGCTACGCCAACCCGCGTGATCTGATCCGGATCAATCGGCCGCAGTGACGCGTGTCCCTTCGCCCCGGTGCCTAAACTTTAGCAGGCCGTGGCGTCGGGAATTTCAAAAAACCGCTCATCAGCATTCGATTATTTCGCGCTCGTTTGCAGTGCGGCAAAGCAAAATGAACCGCAATTCACGCAGTCCTTTTACGTGCCTTGGAGTTGAGCTAGAGAGAGCTACTTTTTCTCTCATCCGGAATTGCCATGGCCGCACCCAAGAAAACCGCCGCAAAGGAACAAGGGCAGGACAGAGACAACGGCCCGCCGCCGGAATTCACCAGAGAACAGGAATTGGCTGCGCTCCGCGACATGCTGCTGATCCGCCGCTTTGAGGAAAAGGCCGGTCAGCTTTATGGCATGGGTGCGATCGGCGGCTTCTGCCATCTTTACATCGGCCAGGAAGCCGTCGTGGTCGGCATGCAGATGGCGCTGAAGCCGGGCGATCAGGTCATCACCGGCTATCGCGATCACGGCCACATGCTGGCCACCGGCATGGACGCCAAGGGCGTGATGGCCGAGCTCACCGGGCGCCGCGGTGGATACTCCAAGGGCAAGGGCGGCTCCATGCACATGTTCAGCATGGAGAAGAACTTCTTCGGCGGCCACGGCATCGTCGGCGCCCAGGTCTCGCTCGGCACCGGCCTTGCGCTCGCCAACCGCTACCGCGGCAACGACTCGGTCAGCGTCGCCTATTTCGGCGACGGCGCGGCCAACCAGGGGCAGGTCTATGAGAGCTTCAACATGGCGGAGCTCTGGAAGCTGCCGGTGATCTACGTCATCGAGAACAACCGCTATGCGATGGGTACGGCGGTGTCGCGCGCCTCGGCGCAGACCGACTTCTCCAAGCGCGGTATCTCCTTCAACATCCCGGGCGAGCAGGTCGATGGCATGGACGTCCGCGCCGTGAAGGCTGCGGGCGAGAAGGCCGTTGCCTGGTGCCGCGAGGGCAAGGGCCCTTACATTTTGGAAATGCAGACCTACCGCTATCGCGGCCACTCGATGTCGGACCCGGCCAAGTACCGCACCCGCGAGGAGGTCGAGAAGGTCCGTCACGACCAGGATCCGATCGAGCAGGTGCGCAACCGCCTGCTGGCGGCCAAGGTCAGCGAGCAGGATCTCAAGACGATCGATGCCGACGTGCGCAAGATCGTCAACGAGGCCGCCGATTTCGCGCAGGCCGATCCCGAGCCCGATGTCGCCGAGCTCTACACCGACGTTTACCGCTGAGCGCGCGCAAGCTGTTTCTCTGGAGCTGATATGCCTATTCAAGTTTTGATGCCTGCGCTGTCGCCCACGATGGAAAAGGGCAATCTCGCCAAATGGCTGAAGAAGGAAGGTGAGGCGATCAAGTCGGGTGACGTGATCGCCGAGATCGAGACCGACAAGGCCACGATGGAGGTCGAGGCGACCGACGAGGGCACGCTCGGCAAGATCCTGATCCCCGAAGGCACCGCCGACGTCGCGGTCAATACGCCGATTGCGACCATCCTCGCGGATGGCGAGAGCGTGGCCGATCTCGGCAAGGCGGCACCCGCTGCCGAGATGAAGGCCGCGCAGTCGGCGCCGCCGGCCGAGCCGGCTGCTTCGGTGTCGGCATCACCTGCGCCGACCGGCGTGGCTGCGCCGCAGAGCGTGGCCGAGCCCGATCCCGAGGTGCCCGCGGGCACCGAGATGGTGACGCAGACCATCCGCGAGGCGCTGCGCGACGCCATGGCCGAGGAGATGCGCCGCGACGGCGACGTCTTCATCATGGGCGAGGAGGTCGCCGAATATCAGGGCGCCTACAAGGTCACCCAGGGCCTGCTGCAGGAGTTCGGCGCCCGCCGCGTGATGGACACGCCGATCACCGAGCACGGTTTCGCCGGCATCGGCGTCGGTGCCGCGATGGCCGGCCTGAAGCCGATCGTCGAGTTCATGACCTTCAACTTCGCCATGCAGGCGATGGACCAGATCATCAACTCCGCGGCGAAGACGCTCTATATGTCCGGTGGCCAGATGGGCTGCTCGATCGTATTCCGCGGCCCGAACGGTGCTGCCGCCCGCGTTGCCGCGCAGCACAGCCAGGACTACGCGTCCTGGTACTCGCACGTGCCGGGCTTGAAGGTGATCGCGCCGTATTCCGCGGCGGACGCCAAGGGCCTGCTGAAGGCCGCGA
It encodes the following:
- the pdhA gene encoding pyruvate dehydrogenase (acetyl-transferring) E1 component subunit alpha — encoded protein: MAAPKKTAAKEQGQDRDNGPPPEFTREQELAALRDMLLIRRFEEKAGQLYGMGAIGGFCHLYIGQEAVVVGMQMALKPGDQVITGYRDHGHMLATGMDAKGVMAELTGRRGGYSKGKGGSMHMFSMEKNFFGGHGIVGAQVSLGTGLALANRYRGNDSVSVAYFGDGAANQGQVYESFNMAELWKLPVIYVIENNRYAMGTAVSRASAQTDFSKRGISFNIPGEQVDGMDVRAVKAAGEKAVAWCREGKGPYILEMQTYRYRGHSMSDPAKYRTREEVEKVRHDQDPIEQVRNRLLAAKVSEQDLKTIDADVRKIVNEAADFAQADPEPDVAELYTDVYR
- a CDS encoding MBL fold metallo-hydrolase, with product MTRLDRRRFLAGAALAGAATALPPLAGQARAAVAPAGAQAPGFYRYKVGDYECTSVNDGARTFPMPDTFVVNTAKDDALAAAESAYMPKGMITIPFNPQLINTGSKLVLIDTGNGAGAFEASKGAVGRTLQNLAAAGVDPKSIDVVVLSHMHGDHINGLKLADGSLAFPNAELKVPAKEWAFWNSDENAAKAQTDLMKGNFANFKKVFGGLESKVTQYEWDKEVAPGITALGTPGHTPGHTSFAVASGNARVLIQADVTNVPELFLRNPDWHVMFDTDAEMAQATRHRFYDMAAAEKAKVIGFHFSFPSVGYVEKDGAKYRLIPAPWNPVI
- a CDS encoding GNAT family N-acetyltransferase — protein: MSRLDLSAEQRAALDRPVWSALTTGHRALAQGAAHARRYPAAIAPFAAMSDDGDAAWSELADLAKEDVVAIVTPAPPGDVRGLGVRLRASVRQMVAVGVVDPVGDAAVEVLDQRDIPAMLELTARTKPGPFLARTHELGCYIGIRDGERLAAMAGERMRLDGFTEISAVCVHPDYRGRGYAQRLVTALMTAVRGRGETPFLHVIEDNHAAIALYERLGFVSRATLCFTVLRQSVS
- a CDS encoding serine hydrolase; the encoded protein is MSTDPSPSNADLSNWRTAPFSRWAFHNIRAILPVADIESAPGSAWTLPSSLVSFDDFSVRLPKGGTLDLDGFLKATATDGLLILQDGRIVFEMYDGGTDRDTPHILMSATKSIAGLMAGILAGRGEIDVDAEVTRYVPEVAATAYRGATIRQLLDMRAGVVFDGAGLQAYADAAGWEPVAPGTTPNLHDFFATMRAQAAPHGGAFSYVSSNTDLLGWAIERATGRSFASLAGSLLWKPMGASGEAFITLDRNGAPRCTGGFCATLRDVARLGQLVLSGGRRGSHTIIPEGWIDDIRHNGDVQAWRDGQWRDSFAPISRNMHYRSGWYVTNDAPQLMFAMGIHGQNLFVDAANGIVIAKVSSWAQPVDGQAIWLTHQAVAEFTRCLKGTG
- a CDS encoding pyruvate dehydrogenase complex E1 component subunit beta, whose amino-acid sequence is MPIQVLMPALSPTMEKGNLAKWLKKEGEAIKSGDVIAEIETDKATMEVEATDEGTLGKILIPEGTADVAVNTPIATILADGESVADLGKAAPAAEMKAAQSAPPAEPAASVSASPAPTGVAAPQSVAEPDPEVPAGTEMVTQTIREALRDAMAEEMRRDGDVFIMGEEVAEYQGAYKVTQGLLQEFGARRVMDTPITEHGFAGIGVGAAMAGLKPIVEFMTFNFAMQAMDQIINSAAKTLYMSGGQMGCSIVFRGPNGAAARVAAQHSQDYASWYSHVPGLKVIAPYSAADAKGLLKAAIRDPNPVIFLENEVLYGHSGEVPKLDDYVIPIGKARIARSGKDVTIISWSNGMTYALKAADELAKEGIEAEVIDLRTLRPMDTETIVASVKKTGRAVTVEEGWQQSGVGAEIAARIMEHAFDYLDAPVARVSGKDVPMPYAANLEKLALPSAAEVVQAAKSVCYR
- a CDS encoding septum formation initiator family protein, which encodes MVSRARLKSFLTGLALYTMAAAIIGYFGINAYTGRYGLTARQELDQEIIALTSELARLKQERAEGEKRVSLLRSDRVDPDMLDERARFQLGYANPRDLIRINRPQ
- a CDS encoding aldolase, with the translated sequence MAHSFTPASSSRPGPNQPDLDSEAVWRARIDLAACFRMAARHGFEEGICNHFSALVPGYDDLFIVNPYGYAFRELTASKLLVCDFDGNVIAGDGRPEATAFYIHARIHKALPRAKVAFHTHMPYATALSMTEGDPLIFAGQTALKFYGRTAVDANYNGLALDAREGDRIAGAVGDADIVFMKHHGVMVLAPTIAEAWDDLYYLERACQVQCLALSTGRKVVPVAPEIAEAAYRQMREGDAESARLHLEAIKRTLDAEEPVYRS
- a CDS encoding NADPH-dependent FMN reductase; translation: MPAPYSIVALVGSLRKESFTLKIANALAKLAPASLKIDVTTLNGLSFFNQDLEANPPADWLALREKLKASNGVLILTPEYNRSIPGVLKNAIDVASRPYGQSSFLGKPVGLISNSPGPLGGVAAAKHLQNIMPGISGPVMGQPEIYLNGVGDAFDAQGELVKDSLKTVLQQYLDAFAAFVAKQNG